The Herbiconiux sp. SALV-R1 nucleotide sequence GACGGCCGAGCCGCCGGCCTCGCGGATGCTGTTTGCGAGCTTCACCGCGCGTGCCTCTTTGTTGCGGTAGTTGATGACGACCGAGGCGCCGGCCTCGGCGAAGTACCCCACCGTGTCGGCGCCGATGCCGCGCGAGGAGCCGGTGACCAGGGCGCGCTTGCCTGCGAGGGAACCGGGGGCGAGTGGATTGGGCACGGAGAACTCCTCGAAGATCGGAACGACCTTCCGAGACTACCAAGCGCCCGAGAGCCGAGCCGCCGCGGGGGCAACCCTGCTAGCGTCGGAGGACGACGATCAACGCTCGGGCCGGGAGCCCGATGACGGTGAGAGGAGAACGCCGATGCTCGAATTCCTCGACTCCTACGCCTGGATCTTCTGGCTGGGGCTCATCCTCCTGTTCATCGTGATCGAGATGCTCACTCTCGAGTTCACCTTCCTCATGATCGCCATCGGCAGTCTGGGCGGGCTCATCGCCGGGGCGCTCGGCGTGCCCTGGTACTACCAGATCGTCATCGCGGCGGTGCTGTCGCTCCTGCTCCTGCTCACCCTCCGGCCGCCGTTGCTGCGGAGGCTGAAGCGCGGCGGCGACCCGGCGAAGAGCAACGTCGACGCCCTCCTGGGACTCGAGGGCCTCGTGCTCGACCAGGTCACCTCCACCGCGGGCCACGTCAAGCTCGCCAACGGAGATACCTGGACGGCGAGGGTCTCCCCCGCCGCCGACATCCGCGACCTCCCCCGTGGCGAGCGTGTGCTCGTCACGGCCATCGACGGGGCCACCGCCATCGTGGTGCCCGCCGGCCGCACCGAACCAAAGGAGCCCATCGCATGAGCGACATCGTCGGACAGGTGATCCTCGTCATCGTCCTCATCATCATCGTGGTGTTCGTCATCGTGGTGGTGGCGAGGTCGGTGCGCATCATCCCGCAGGCCCGCGCCGGCGTGGTGGAGCGCCTCGGCCGCTACCACAAGACGCTCATGCCGGGCCTGAACATCCTGGTCCCGTTCATCGACCGGCTCCGGCCGCTCATCGACCTGCGCGAGCAGGTCGTGTCCTTCCCGCCCCAGCCGGTGATCACCGAAGACAACCTGGTGGTCTCGATCGACACCGTCGTCTTCTTCCAGGTGACGGATGCGCGGGCGGCCACCTACGAGATCTCCAACTACCTGGGGGCGGTGGAGCAGTTGGCCACCACCACGCTCCGCAACGTGGTGGGTGGCCTGAACCTCGAGGAGGCGCTCACCAGCCGCGACGAGATCAACGGGCAGCTGCGGATCGTGCTCGACGAGGCCACCGGCAAATGGGGCATCAGGGTGTCGCGGGTGGAGCTCAAGGCGATCGACCCGCCCGCCTCCATCCAGGACTCGATGGAGAAGCAGATGCGCGCCGAGCGGGAGCGCCGCGCGGTCATCCTCACCGCGGAGGGCACGAAGCAGTCGGCGATCCTCGAGGCCGAGGGTCACCGGCAGGCCGAGATCCTCCGTGCCGAGGGTGACGCGAAGGCGCAGGTGCTGCGCGCCCAGGGTGAGGCGGAGGCCATCACCACGGTGTTCGGCGCGATCCACCGCGGCGAGCCCGACAACCTGCTGCTCGCCTACCAGTACCTGCAGACGCTGCCGAAGCTCGCCGAGGGCTCGGCGAACAAGCTGTGGGTCATTCCGAGCGAGCTCACCGAGGCGCTGAAGGGCATCGGCGGTGCCCTCGGCGGCGCCGTGCAGCCCGGGGCGAGCGGTCGCGCCGAGCGAGCCGCGGCGAACGCGCCCACCGAGAGCATCGTCTCGGAGGGCGACGTGCGCCGGGCCGAGCAGGAGATGCGGGCCGCCGAGCGCGAAGGGCGTTCCGTCGCCGACGCGAGCGCGCTCGGTGAACGCGGGGCGGGCACCGCCGCGCCGGCGCCCGCTTCGGCCCAGCCCGATGCACCCTCCCCCGCCCAGCCCGACGCACCCGCTGCCGCGCCCGAGGTGCCCGCACGGCCCGACCAGGAGGCCGGCCCCACCGATGCGCCCCCGAGCGCGGGCTGAGCGCGCGCGGCGCCCCTACTTCGCGCCGCCCGCCCCGCGCGTGCTGGCGCACCGCGGGCTCGCCGTGCACGCCGTCGAGAACACCCTCGACGCCTTCCGGGCGGCGATCGACGCGGGAGCGCTCTACCTCGAGACCGACGTGAACGCCTCGGCCGACGGGGTGGCCGTGGTGTGCCACGACCCGACCCTCGAGCGCATCGCCGGGCGCGCCGACCGTGTCGACCAGCTCACCCTCGCCGAGCTGCAGCGGATCGACCTGGGCGGCGGCGCCCGCTTCCCCACCCTGCTCGAGGCGCTCGAGGCCTTCCCCGAGGCCCGCTTCAACATCGACATCAAGTCGCCCGAGGTCGCCGGGCCCGCCGCTCGCGCCGTGCTGGCCGCCGGCGCGACCGACCGCGTGCTCGTCACCTCCTTCTCGACGCGTCGCCGGCTGGCCGCCCTGCGTCTGCTGCCGGGTGCGGCCAGCTCCGCCTCCGCGCCCGGCTTCGTGGCCGCCCTGCTGCTCATCAAGGTCGGCCTGCCACCGCTCGCGCGCCTCCTGCTCCGGGGCGTCGACGCGGTGCAGATCCCGCTCGAGGTGGGCCCTCTCGCCACCACGACGGCGCGCACCGTGCGCGGCTTCCACCGCACGGGAGTGGAGGTGCACGTCTGGACGATCAACGACGTCGCACTCGCCCGGGAACTGCTCGACCGGGGTGTCGACGGCATCGTCAGCGACCGCGCCGACCTCGTGCTGGAGCTCGTCGCGGAGCGCTCCGTGTCCCCCGAAGGGGGATCTAGTCAGTTTCGCTGAGAGAGTACTGGCAATACCCGGCCGCGGAAAGGATCCGCTCCCCTCGACGGTTTATAAAGTTCGAAGCAATGCGAGAGGAGACCACACAATGGCAGATCGCAGTTTGCGCGGAATGCGTCTGGGCGCACAAAGCCTGCAGAGCGAAGAGGGTGTCGTATTCTCACCCCGAACCACTCACACGTACCGGTGCGCGACCTGTGGCCGCGACACCGAGATGGTGTTCTCGGCCGAGGCCGAGGCCCCGGAGACGTGGGAGTGCAAGTACTGCAGCCACGAGGCGACGCTGATGGTGGGGTCGGAGCCGGTGACGGTCGACCACGCCGATGCGAAGACGCCGCGTAGCCACTGGGACATGCTGCTCGAGCGCCGCACCCGCGCTGAGCTCGAGGAGCTGCTCGAGGAGCGGCTCCAGTACCTGCGCGCCCGCCGCGGCACGCAGAAGATCGGCGCCTAGCCGCGCTTCAGGCGTGTGCCGAGGCTCACGCCGAGCACGACATCAGGCGAGAACGCCGTCACGGTCGGAAGACCGGGGCGGCGTTCTGCTGTGTGCGGCGGGTGGTGAACGAGAGCACCAGACCGGCGAGCCCGAGCCCCGCCACCAGCCACTCGATCTGGAAGCCGAGGAGCGAGGCGGGCGTCGGCTGGGTGCCGAGCGGCACGTCGGCGACCATGGCCCCCGCCTGGTAGGCAGGGATGCCGGTGATGGTCGACCCGTCGGGTGCGATGATCTGGCTGGTGCCGACCGTCGAGATGTTCACCACGCTCCTGCCGAACTCCACGGCGCGCAGGCGGGCGATGGCCAGCTGCTGCAGGTTCTCGTCGGTCTGTCCGAAGTCGGCGTTGTTGGTCTGGGCGAAGATCACCTGGGCGCCCTCGGCGCTCATCGAGCGCATCACCGCGTCGTCGGTGATGTCGAAGCAGATCGAGATGCCGGCGATGAGCCCGTCGATGTCGAAGGTGAGGTCGGTGGTGCCGAAGGTGTAGTCGCGGGTGACCAGGTCGACGAGGTCGGGCGCGAGCGCTCTGAAGAACTCGCGGTTGGGCATCCACTCCGCGAACGGCACGGGGTGCCGCTTGTCGTAGTAGTCGGTGATCTGCCCGTTCTGCCAGAGCAGCGAGGTGTTGTAGACCTTGTCGCCGCGCTGCTGGATGGTGCCCGTGACGATGGGCACGCCCCCGAGCTCGTCGCTGACCGCGTCGAGCGTCTTCGCGGCCACCTCGTAGCGTGCCGGGTCGAGGTCGGAGGCGTTCTCGGGCCAGACCAGCACGTCGAGCTTCTCGCCCTCGAGGGCGAGCGAGGCGCTGGCGTGGTCGGTCAAGATGTCGCCCCACTCGTGCACGGCGAACAGCCCGGCGTTCGAGTTGCCCTGGGCGGCGCCGATGCGCGAGGTTCCGGATGCCGGGGTCACCCAGGCGGGAACGGCGAGCAGGGCTGCGACCGCCGCCGCCCCCGCCAGCGCGCGGGTCGAGACGGCGAGCCCCTTCTCCCGCACCAGCTGCACCGCGAAGGCGGCGAGCCACACCAGCAGGAAGCTGAGCCCCGACATGCCCACCCAGGCAACGAGGTCGGTGAACGGCGACTGCGACTGCGACATGGCGACCCGGCCCCAGGAGAAGCCGCCGTAGGGGAAGATCGCGTTGACCCCTTCGCGCAGCGTCCACAGCCCGGCGACGACGATCGGCAGCCAGACCAGGCGCGCCCGCGCGGTGGGCCAGGTGCGATCGGCCCGCCGGTAGACGAGGGCGATGAGGAGTGCGCCGAGGGCGAAGTACACCGCTTCGAAGCCGGTGAGCCCGAGCCAGGGCACCGGCCCGAGGTAGAGGGTGAGCCAGAAGATGTGCACGCCCCAGAAGGTCGCGCCCGTCACCAGTCCGATGAGGAGCGCCTTGCCCCAGGTGCGGCCGATGAGCGTGGTGAGGATGAGGGCGACGGCGAGCGGCGTGAGCGGCCACCAGCCCTTGTCGGGGTACCCGGCGTCGTAGGCGATGCCCGCGCCCACGGCGGCCAGCAGCGCGAGCCAGAAGGGCATGACCGGCGCGACGCGCGTGCTCGGTGAGACGTGCGTGAGTGGCGCGACCTCGGCGACCCGCGTCATGCGACCGAGGAGTAGGCGACGATGCCGCGGCGCACCGCGTCGATGGCCGAGCGTGCCGTGGTGGCGAGCCGCGCATCCGGTGTTCCCTGCAGCTGGTCGAGCAGGTCGATGGTCTGCTTGGCCCAGCGCACGAAGTCGCCGGCGGCCATGTCGGCCTCGTCGAGCACCTCGTCGAGGCCGGCGCCGCGCGCCCAGCGGTGCATCGCGGTGCTGAGGCCGATGGCGGGCGCCTCGGTGCCGGGCAGGCGGTGCTCGCGCTCGATGTCGTCGACGGTGGCCCAGAGTGTCTGCGTCTTGTCGAGGGCGACCCTGAAGGCGCCGCGCGGCAGGTAGCGTTCGGCGATGTCGTTCTCGTCGCGGCGCGGCTCGTACACCAGGGCGCAGGCGATGGCGGCGAGCGAGGCGGCGTCGAGCTCGCGCCAGATGCCCTGCCGGATGCACTCGGCCACGAGCAGGTCGCGTTCGCCGTAGATGCGCTTCAGGGTGTGGCCGTGCGGCGTGAGCACGGTGGCGCCGTGCTCGTCTGCGGTGAGGTAGTCGAGTTGGAGCAGCACGTCGGTGACGCGGTCGAACACCTTGGCGATGACGTTGGTGCGGGTCTGGATCTGCTGGGTGAGCCGGTCGGTGTCGCGTTTCAGCGTGAACCAGCGTTCCGCCCAGCGGGCGTGCGCCTCGCGGTCTTTGCAGCCGTGCACCGGGTGCGAGCGCAGCTGCTGGCGGAGCCCTGCGATACGGCGCTGCCGCTTGTCGCGGTCGGCGCGCGAGAGCGTGTCAGCCTTGCCGGCGCCCGAGCGCTCGAGGTCGGTGAGTTCGCGACGGATGCGCGCATACTCCCTGAAGTCGCCCAGGTGGCAGGTCATCGCCTTCTCGAAGCCGGCCAGCGACTCCTCCTGCTGGCGCACCTTACGCGCCAGGTCGACGACCGCGCGGTCGGCCTGGAACTGGGCGAACGACGACTCCAGCACCTCACGGGTGCGGGGCCTGCCGAACTGGTCGATGAGGTTGACCGCCATGTTGTAGGTGGGCCGGAAGCTGGAGTTCAGCGGGTAGGTGCGCCGTGAGGCGAGCGAGGCGACCTCCTGCGGGTCGAGCCCCTCGCGCCACTGGATGACGGAGTGCCCCTCCACGTCGATGCCGCGGCGGCCGGCGCGACCGGTGAGCTGGGTGTACTCCCCCGCCGTGATCGACACGCGGGCCTCGCCGTTGAACTTCTCGAGCTTCTCGAGCACCACCGTGCGGGCCGGCATGTTGATGCCGAGCGCGAGCGTCTCGGTGGCGAACACGACCTTCACGAGCTTCTTCTGGTAGAGCTCCTCCACGACCTCCTTGAAGGCGGGGAGGAGGCCGGCGTGGTGCGCGGCGACCCCGCGCTGGAGTCCCTCCGTCCACTCCCAGTAGCCGAGCACGGCGAGGTCTTCGTCGCGCAGGGTGCGGCAGCGCTCGTCGACGATGCGGCGGATCTCCTCGCGCTCGTCGGCGTCGGTGAGCCGCACGCCGGCGCGCAGCACCTGCTTCACGGCCTGGTCGCAGCCCACCCGGCTGAAGACGAAGAAGATGGCGGGGAGGAGGCGGTGCTCCTGCAGCAGGGCGACGACCTCGGGCCGGTCCATGCGGTCGAACGACTGCCGGTGGCCTCCGCCGTAGCCGCCTCCGCCACCCCGGCCGCCTCGGCCCCGGCCGCCGTTCCTGCCGCGGCCCGAACCGCCCCGGTTGCCGTACTGGCCGAGCGAGGCGCCTCCGCGCACCAGCTGCGCCAGCTCCGGGTTCACCCGGTTCGTGGCAGCGCGGCCCGTGGAGTCGAACAGGTCGAGCAGCTTGGTCTTGACCAGGGCGTGCTGGTCGAGCGGCACCGGGCGCTCCTCCGAGACGATCACCTCGGTGTCGCCGCGCACCGCCTGCAGCCAGTCGCCGAACTCCTCGGCGTTCGAGACGGTCGCCGAGAGCGAGACCAGCTTGACGCTCTGCGGGAGGTGGATGATCACCTCTTCCCAGACGGCGCCGCGGAAGCGGTCGGCGAGGTAGTGCACCTCGTCCATCACGACGAAGCGCAGGTTCGTCAGCAGCGACGAGTCGGCGTAGAGCATGTTGCGCAGCACCTCGGTGGTCATCACCACGATGCGGGCGTCGGCGTTGATGTTGGTGTCCCCGGTGAGCAGCCCCACCTCGTCGGGCCCGTACTCGGCGACGAACTCGTTGAACTTCTGGTTCGACAGCGCCTTCATCGGGGCCGTGTAGAACACTTTGTCGCGCACCGACTGCATGGCCAGGTGCACCGCGAACTCGGCGACGACGGTCTTGCCCGCCCCGGTCGGCGCCGCCACGAGCACGCTCCTGCCGTCTTCGAGAGCCCCCGCGGCCTCGATCTGGAACGGGTCGAGGTCGAAGCTCAACCCGCTGCGGAAGATCTCGACCTGCGGATGCCCGGCCCGCTTGCGGCTCGCGGCGAATCGCTCGGAGGGGCTCAGCACCTGGTCGGCCGACGAGGCGCCCGAGGCGCGCCCCATCAGACGGCCAGCTCGACGTCGAAGCTCTGCTGGCGACGCCGACGGCGGCGGTCGTTGAGCGCCGCGATGCCGGCGGCTCCGAAGTAGAGGGCGAGCATGGGGATCGCGAGCAGGAACATCGACATGACGTCGGCGGCCGGGGTGGCGATCGCGGTGAACAGCGTGATGGCGAGGATGGCGATGCGCCACGACTTGAGGATGGTCTTCGCGCTCAGCACCCCCGCGAAGTTGAGGATGACGAGGAACACCGGCAGCACGAAGGCGATGCCGATGGCGAGCACCAGCTTCAGCACGAAGTCGTAGTAGGCCCGCGCCGTGAGGAGGGCGGTCGTGCCCTCGGGGGCGAAGCCGGTGAGCAGCACCACCATGTGCGGCAGCACGAACCAGCCGGCGACGCAGCCGGCGAAGAACAGCGGTACGGCGGCGGCGAC carries:
- a CDS encoding NfeD family protein, producing MLEFLDSYAWIFWLGLILLFIVIEMLTLEFTFLMIAIGSLGGLIAGALGVPWYYQIVIAAVLSLLLLLTLRPPLLRRLKRGGDPAKSNVDALLGLEGLVLDQVTSTAGHVKLANGDTWTARVSPAADIRDLPRGERVLVTAIDGATAIVVPAGRTEPKEPIA
- a CDS encoding SPFH domain-containing protein produces the protein MSDIVGQVILVIVLIIIVVFVIVVVARSVRIIPQARAGVVERLGRYHKTLMPGLNILVPFIDRLRPLIDLREQVVSFPPQPVITEDNLVVSIDTVVFFQVTDARAATYEISNYLGAVEQLATTTLRNVVGGLNLEEALTSRDEINGQLRIVLDEATGKWGIRVSRVELKAIDPPASIQDSMEKQMRAERERRAVILTAEGTKQSAILEAEGHRQAEILRAEGDAKAQVLRAQGEAEAITTVFGAIHRGEPDNLLLAYQYLQTLPKLAEGSANKLWVIPSELTEALKGIGGALGGAVQPGASGRAERAAANAPTESIVSEGDVRRAEQEMRAAEREGRSVADASALGERGAGTAAPAPASAQPDAPSPAQPDAPAAAPEVPARPDQEAGPTDAPPSAG
- a CDS encoding glycerophosphodiester phosphodiesterase family protein — its product is MRPRARAERARRPYFAPPAPRVLAHRGLAVHAVENTLDAFRAAIDAGALYLETDVNASADGVAVVCHDPTLERIAGRADRVDQLTLAELQRIDLGGGARFPTLLEALEAFPEARFNIDIKSPEVAGPAARAVLAAGATDRVLVTSFSTRRRLAALRLLPGAASSASAPGFVAALLLIKVGLPPLARLLLRGVDAVQIPLEVGPLATTTARTVRGFHRTGVEVHVWTINDVALARELLDRGVDGIVSDRADLVLELVAERSVSPEGGSSQFR
- a CDS encoding RNA polymerase-binding protein RbpA — encoded protein: MADRSLRGMRLGAQSLQSEEGVVFSPRTTHTYRCATCGRDTEMVFSAEAEAPETWECKYCSHEATLMVGSEPVTVDHADAKTPRSHWDMLLERRTRAELEELLEERLQYLRARRGTQKIGA
- the lnt gene encoding apolipoprotein N-acyltransferase gives rise to the protein MTRVAEVAPLTHVSPSTRVAPVMPFWLALLAAVGAGIAYDAGYPDKGWWPLTPLAVALILTTLIGRTWGKALLIGLVTGATFWGVHIFWLTLYLGPVPWLGLTGFEAVYFALGALLIALVYRRADRTWPTARARLVWLPIVVAGLWTLREGVNAIFPYGGFSWGRVAMSQSQSPFTDLVAWVGMSGLSFLLVWLAAFAVQLVREKGLAVSTRALAGAAAVAALLAVPAWVTPASGTSRIGAAQGNSNAGLFAVHEWGDILTDHASASLALEGEKLDVLVWPENASDLDPARYEVAAKTLDAVSDELGGVPIVTGTIQQRGDKVYNTSLLWQNGQITDYYDKRHPVPFAEWMPNREFFRALAPDLVDLVTRDYTFGTTDLTFDIDGLIAGISICFDITDDAVMRSMSAEGAQVIFAQTNNADFGQTDENLQQLAIARLRAVEFGRSVVNISTVGTSQIIAPDGSTITGIPAYQAGAMVADVPLGTQPTPASLLGFQIEWLVAGLGLAGLVLSFTTRRTQQNAAPVFRP
- a CDS encoding RNA helicase, which translates into the protein MGRASGASSADQVLSPSERFAASRKRAGHPQVEIFRSGLSFDLDPFQIEAAGALEDGRSVLVAAPTGAGKTVVAEFAVHLAMQSVRDKVFYTAPMKALSNQKFNEFVAEYGPDEVGLLTGDTNINADARIVVMTTEVLRNMLYADSSLLTNLRFVVMDEVHYLADRFRGAVWEEVIIHLPQSVKLVSLSATVSNAEEFGDWLQAVRGDTEVIVSEERPVPLDQHALVKTKLLDLFDSTGRAATNRVNPELAQLVRGGASLGQYGNRGGSGRGRNGGRGRGGRGGGGGYGGGHRQSFDRMDRPEVVALLQEHRLLPAIFFVFSRVGCDQAVKQVLRAGVRLTDADEREEIRRIVDERCRTLRDEDLAVLGYWEWTEGLQRGVAAHHAGLLPAFKEVVEELYQKKLVKVVFATETLALGINMPARTVVLEKLEKFNGEARVSITAGEYTQLTGRAGRRGIDVEGHSVIQWREGLDPQEVASLASRRTYPLNSSFRPTYNMAVNLIDQFGRPRTREVLESSFAQFQADRAVVDLARKVRQQEESLAGFEKAMTCHLGDFREYARIRRELTDLERSGAGKADTLSRADRDKRQRRIAGLRQQLRSHPVHGCKDREAHARWAERWFTLKRDTDRLTQQIQTRTNVIAKVFDRVTDVLLQLDYLTADEHGATVLTPHGHTLKRIYGERDLLVAECIRQGIWRELDAASLAAIACALVYEPRRDENDIAERYLPRGAFRVALDKTQTLWATVDDIEREHRLPGTEAPAIGLSTAMHRWARGAGLDEVLDEADMAAGDFVRWAKQTIDLLDQLQGTPDARLATTARSAIDAVRRGIVAYSSVA
- the tatC gene encoding twin-arginine translocase subunit TatC yields the protein MSLGAHLIELRKRLFIAALGLLVGMIAGFIISDFVLTALTQPIADIAAQQGREASLNFTDVSSAFDLRIQIAFTVGVVISAPVWLYQVFAFVMPGLKRNEKQYAIGFVAAAVPLFFAGCVAGWFVLPHMVVLLTGFAPEGTTALLTARAYYDFVLKLVLAIGIAFVLPVFLVILNFAGVLSAKTILKSWRIAILAITLFTAIATPAADVMSMFLLAIPMLALYFGAAGIAALNDRRRRRRQQSFDVELAV